From Plasmodium sp. gorilla clade G2 genome assembly, chromosome: 1:
aaaatatgaagatacagaaaaatatgaagataaagaaaaatatgaagatacagaaaaatatgaagataaagaagaatatgaagataaagaaaaatatgaagataaagaaaaatatgaagataaagaaaaatatgaagataaagaaaaatatgaagataaagaaaaatatgaagataaagaaaaatatgaagataCAGAAAAAGATCAAAATATAGACAATGATCAATGTGAAGATagcattattaaaaataacaatataataagtatagaggatgataaaaaagaatgtgaaatatataatcatagagataacaatattattaattgtgACAAAACCGATAACAACTGTGATGTTCAATATATTTCGAATTCACAAAATGATGAACCTAAcataaatattgaaaataaagaGGAGAAAAATCTCACTactgatataataaattgtgATGGTTCAACTAttgcaaataataaaaattacacttataataattatacaaatgaagaaaaaaataggaTTAGAAATAATTGCCAAggtttaataaatatgataccTGACAATGACAACATAAATCATCATCCTATTTCAAAAAAACGATTTAGttattataaagataaaaatttcttttataataaaaatgtagagGCAGATAATAATGTACGCAATTATGTTGATCATGCACCTATACATATTTCTACATATAATGATTCCTACAAAACAAATTTCCAAAGAAAAAAGGATTATAATAGTTATGATATGACAATGCCTTATAAAAAGGAtagtaaatattataagaagAAAGGGAAAATAGAGAGGAGAATTAAAGAACATAATTGTTATAGCTCTATAGTAGGAgaaaatgaaagaaataaaataattgatACCATTGGTGTAACAACATCAAATGGATATATCAACCATAATATTCAAAATGTgcaaaatattcaaaatgtaCAAAATGGACAAAATGTACAAAATGTgcaaaatattcaaaatggacaaaatattcaaaattttaagaatatatcaaatattcAGAATGTTCAAGATATGCCAAACATTTCAAATTTCCCCAACATGCCCAATATATCTAACATTTCTAGTGGGTCCAATATTCCAAACATGTATAATGTTCAGAACATTCCTCATGTTAAAGGACAAGATCAATTTTGTAATTCTACATATGGGCGAAACaataaagaaagaaaaactATCATATCGTCTAATTCAACTACCAATGTAACCTTTGACACTAAAAAGAAGGCTACACAAAATACCTGGGTTATTGACCATATAAACAATGAAGAAGAGGaacaaatgaataatataacttCCATTTCAAACACAACAATGAATTGTTACAAATCCGAATTTTCATGTTATaaagataattataaatacaaaaaacaTTCAACTCATATTTCTACACCCAATTATTCAATGAACAAAGATAACGGTGTAATAAACGTAATAAGTTCTGGTgacaaattaataaaaaatgaatatatgtataatgaagaaaaggGAAGAAAGCGAGGaaacaaaattaataataagacAACCTGGCAAAAAAAAGGATTAACATTAGAGAAACATAGggagaaaataaatatattattaaatgaagatataaatattccgAATGTGGTGAATTGTACTAATACATCAACTGAATTAAATGTTGCAAAGGAATCTCAAATGTATGACGAATtgaaacaaaagaaaaaaaacaaaaagaaaatagaAGAATTGTATTGTATGAAGAAACCAATAGATTTGTTGCATGTAAGATCAAAATCTGAAAATCTACATTGCAGGAAAAATAGTTTTAAGAACTTGGAAATTTCTATGACGAAACCGCATATGCAACATTTTGAACAGTCTATAAATATGGAAGGGTTTAGATGTATATTGAGTAAAATAATGATTAACTATGAAGGTGAAATGATAGTGGATGATCAAGAGGAAGAGGAAAATAAACATGGAAATGAATATGGACATAAAAATGGAGATGAATATGGACATAAAAATGGAGATGAATATGGACATGAACATGGATATAAAAATGGACATGAATTTGCAAATAAACATGATATAGAACACAACGTTATTGAGAAGaaagatgaagatgaaaaaaaaaacgaaaagGATcataaagaagaagaaaacgAAATTAATAACATCAAAGAAGAACCAAAAGATTATTCAAATAACAATGTATGCAACGAATCTAATGACATACAACATGATAAACTTAAGAACAATGAAACAATTTCTACAAATTCTTGTGATTGTTCTATGATTAAAAATGACGATTCTTTTGGTGATAGTGTTCTATCTAATAGCTGCGTATacaaagaaaatgatataaatagaaatagttgtataaataaaatgaaacaattgaaggatgataatataaaaaaggataatGGTATGGAAGAAAAGTATGTGAACAATATGGACAATATGAACATAAATACCATAGATAGCATACATTTTGATAGTATTCATATTGATAGTTTACATATTGATAACTtacatattgataatataaatattaatactactaataacatatataaaaatggtgATATAACTAATAACAACAGAAATACAGGAGATATGAATAGGGTTCTTTTTAATTCGAGAGAAAACATTACTGATGAATATAGTATGAAAACTCAAAACACCTTTCTTtgtatatatgatgaaaataatcaagaaatttttgataaaaaaatgaaaaagaaaaaaggggTTTAccaaaaaaatgatttaagtagtgatattattttaaataaatattcattagaagaaaaaaataattgtgATTTGAGGATATATACTAATCATATAAGTAATAGTGATAAGAATATGGAAAATTGTTATGATCCTTCTTGTGGTATGAAAacatatgataatatgaataataaaaatgttgcTATTGATACATATGTGAATGAGGGTTCtaaaataacaaatagaTTATGGAATAATACTATAGATAGATATTCTTATAAAAGTGGAAGGAATAGAGTGCATTATAATGAGTATGATAAGTTGGAAGGGGGAAATTATGGTTATCACCACAATAATATGATGTACAAGAGATATGGTAACaataatgacaataataataattattatgatgataatgataatgttaataatgatgataataataataataatgataaaaataataatagtagtagtagtcattataataattatcatcataataattattatcatcataataattatcatcatcacaaTAATTATCACAGTAATaatcattttaataattatcatcatcacaGTAACaatcattttaataattatcatcataataatatgaattcaTATAATGAGGGAAGAACCATACCAAATAATAGTTATGGTGGGAAAAATAgttacaataataataatatgggagaacacataaataatatcGACATAACAGCTAGCCAGAGGGTTCTAAAGGATGATATGAACAAaaacaatttatatatggTTCATAATCAACATAATtttgaagaatataaaaattatatgaatacgAATGTGATGAGATATAACAATGttcataagaaaaaatatatcacaGGTACAAATTATCAAGTgagtaattataatgataccTATCACTTTAATAATGTGAGAGGAAAAcagtattatttaaataaatacaattataataatcatcatGATATGGTATATGCGAATGGGAAAAATGTAGAGGTACACAAACATATGAGGGCaaacaataaaatagaaacatataataatatgatagaTGGTatgaatgatataaatgtgaataataatatacgtGATAATACGAATAACTATTCTAATGATTCTTATGTGCATGCAAAAATTGGAGATGTGCAAAAGGTATATACGAATGATGATATTCCAAATGacaaacataataataataataataataataataatagtaatggtaataataatatggtaGCAGTTGacataaatgaagaaaataataaaaataataaagataataaaattgaGGTAATTAATAAATGTGATGATAACAATGATGAACATGACAAAATAGATACAAAAAGTGTTGTAAGTTATAAAAGTAATGGAAATAAAAGCGGTATAAgtgataaatattttaataagcataataatgataataattataaatacaataacaatcattattataatcaatcTAATGATATGAACAAAATTACAAATAAGTATATGAATCACAATAATTCCAATGATAACCTTAAAGATAACAACAACAGTAGTAatgatagaaaaaaatatttacattatttaaaaaaaaataaaatgaataatacatTTAGTAGTAATAGGAATAAATATGGAATGgaaaattatgatgatgtAAGTTATACAAAGGATTACAATGATGATAAGAtgaacaacaacaacaataataataataataatagagatagaaataattatcataatagtgatagaaataattatcataatagtgatagaaataattatcataatagtgatagaaataattatcataatagtgatagaaataattatcataatagtgatagaaataattatcataatagtgatagaaatatttatcataatagtgatagaaataattatcataatagtgatagaaataattatcataatagtgatagaaataattattattaccataGTCATAAAAACAGTTATGACTATGTTGTGGAGAATATTCCAAGtcaaaataaaagaagacaTCGAAAATATATGCCATCAAATAATTAtcaattaaatgaaaatcaTTCAACAattaacaacaacaacaataataataataataataatgacaataattataaaaaatattattacaataataattataataataataattattcttattattgtaatgatgataattattataagcagacacatgaaaaaaataaccaAGATTATCACAATGAtgattttaatttatcagtaaattattatgaagagaatattaaagaaaatattaaaatgaatGACAACAGTGAGCTTTTAAAaagtgaagaaaatataaatgaagaaaataaagttgaaaaggaagaaaacaatgaaaaattaatatgtgatgaaaaattaatatgtgatgaaaatttaatatgtgatgaaaaattaatatgtgatgaaaattttatatgtgatgaaaattttatatgtgatgaaaaattaatatgtgatgaaaaattaatatgtgatgaaaaattaatatgtgATGAAAAATTGATATGTGATGAAAATTTTACATGtgatgaaaattatatatgtgatgaaaattttatatgtgatgaaaattttatatgtgaTGAAAATTTAACGTGTGATGACCAAATAGATggagatataaaaaaaattcaagaaAATGTAATTCCTTCAAAAGTAGATAAAGATATtaagagaagaaaaaaaaaggaacattttaataataactcATTTTCAAAAGCAGATATATtcaataattcatataacgTTAAGAACttgaataataatgataataaaaatatgaccACCATAAGTGATGATACAAATACAgtaaatgaaaagaatgcaaaaaataaaaaaaagaagaagaattaTCAGAATAATGTGGACGTAGTGGTTGATAATATGGAGACAGCACCTAAAGCAAGAGAAGAGAAATtaagaaagaaatatttaaaggataataaaaaaataaacaaaatgaaagataataatattaaagataataatattattaatgagGATAGACATTTTGATGATAATTGTaaggatgataataattgCGATGGTAGTAATTATGacgataataataataataataataataataataatagtaatagtaatagtaataataatgataacaataattataatgaaaataataataattattattatgatgatagtACGCTTACTAAGAAAAATTCATATACCTATAAAGTGAAagatcatttatattataactaCAATAGAAATAATCCTTCAACCAATAAATATGAATCAAATTATATTGCACATGAACATAATACatacaacaataataataataacaacaacaataataataataaaaatgaaaattatgcaaatccatatgaatataaaaaaaacagttataacaaaaataataattacaacAATAGATCTAATAATATGTACGACACAAATAGTTACAATAaaggatataaaaattacaaaaataaaaaccatAAAACCACACCCACAGAGCAATACAAAAAAAGTTAAGCATCTAAAtgtgtcatatatatatatatatatatatatatataatacaatatggacttttttttttttttttcataagctatttattttatatttcgtAATGCTTCTatgattaataatatttatataattaatataattaatagttgactttatatatttaaaaatatttaaatattttttgttacatatatatatatatatatatatatatatgtgagcctatatttatatatatgcataatattatattttatctatatctaataataattaaaatatagtCTTGTgtgactttttttttttatttattttttttttttttttttacatactATTTTccaattatttacatttgatttttattattcatcaattttatttcatttttctgtttgaagaaaaatatatgaattcaaaaaaataattaaaaaaaaattaatacatacatatatatatatattatatatatatataatatttgcaTATCAtgtcttttcttttttttttcttacaaaatttcatatttataaactaatattaaaatattttccacataagcaaaaaaattaagaccATGATTtaaattagaaaaataaatgatcGAATAAAATTAAGTTAAGAAATTTTGCTTCACAGAATAAAACATTTGATGTTTTTTCTATAGAAGCATATAACCATTTCTTCAAACCTTTTTTCTAATCTcccccaaaaaaaaaagtttctATATACCATTAATTGTTTATATCCATATATGACACatgaaattttttattatgttacATAGAGGGAAAACCATAACAAAAGAGCATGTAAAatgtaaaaagaaataataataactgaaaaaattattagaattattaaaatgaaagTTGACAAATTAGTATTTCAttcaacatatattatatatatgttttcttTATAAATTGAGAAGAGAAtactatataaaaaaactCTTATGATTaattgaaatattttataaaataatacaaatatatgagtttttttttttttttttttttttttttttttttggatagGAATAGTtgaaaagaattataaaaataatatacatcacataaaaacatatataacatatatatgtaactatacacttatttttttttgataatatatagatTGTTATGTCACATTACAAGATAAAAACATTTACATATACTCAAgtatatgtaaaattaaatatatatatatatatatatatatatatatattttatttatttatattatacatttttcatcctgtttaattatttttaggTCTTCTAAAAAATAGtacattattttgattttttaaataaccGAAATGATTCCATCCAGTACTCATGGGTATACGAAGATAATATTTGACATCTAGTTCATGCAAGAATggatttttttcatttgtgAAACAATCATATGAAtcacttttatttttcataccCGAATGATTTTTTTGATTATCAAGAATAGATTTAACTTTTTCTTCAAATAGTCTACTTACTTCAATAgctctatatatataattttcatctTCAGTTTTTGTTAGATATACAACAGGTCCTAATTGTGCTGCATATTGTACATTGAATAATTGATGTGATAATAAGAAGCTTTCGTTTAATGAGAAAACAGGTTCTAGTAATTTAGAAAAGTCAGGAGCATCTATAATAGATTCATAAAAAGAATCTTTTTgtcttttcattttattcatAAAGAGCATTAATTTATCTCTTTTTTCTAATATGGATAAATCTTCtgttatatcatttttattaaaattgatttgattattttttaaaataattttattattatgatcctCATTTAATTCTTgttgattttttttcattttttcctttccttttttatctttttgtttttctagtttggttttctgttttttgttatctaagaaaatattattacctttctgtaatttttgtttattacaTCTCGAATAATATTCTTCTAACAATGCTACTTCAGCATCATAAAATTCATCTGTGTCATCaatttcatcatcattactAATACGTTTAAGATTCATTATATCACATAAATTTGGAAATGGTACatctaaatatttatattcacttctacatttatttttatatttttcataatcaGCATCATCTATAACATTTTTTGCATGTCGATATAAAAACATCCTATCAATATAATGATACTTCATTTCTTTATTCTTTGCATTCTCAACAATTTTATTCAATTTACTTTTACTTATATAATTCTCTTCGTCTAATTGTAGCAACTCatctataaaatttaattccCCTTTGCTCTTAATATTAGAATAAATGTCTTGAAAAAACTTTTGACTGAACACATATTCTGCATCCTTTTTCATAACAAATTCGTCTTCTTCCTTGGATTCGActttttctaaaaaaaataaaaaataaaaaataaaaaataaaaaataaattatataaaagataatattaataagatTAATCATTGTGTGGATACTACTtgtatgaaataatataaataattatacatatataaatacatatatatatatatttacatatatatatttacatatatatatatatttatatatatatatgtgtttgtTTGTGTGGTGGGTACCTTTCCTTTTAATGTCGTTATTCTCAAAATCTTCcgcatttttaaaaaagcaGGTATGAAGTAAAGGATGATTGTTTTCTTCATAATGTGAAGCGACTGATTTATTGAGTTGATTGTCATTTTGTTTTAGATGTGGAAGATTTCTTTTgtcatattcatataaaacagtagaattattcatattattcatattattgttgttattattatatttattataattatttgaatttaCTATATAATGATCTTCATCCtttttagaaatatattcattatttttttcattaggtgcaatattattatttaacatatttaaCTCTAATGTATCGCTATACCTacgaatattatttttagataTATGTTGTCCCTCTTTTAATCTCTTATTCATAAGATATGATtgagaattattatatttatcatattcacCACTAACATGTGTACTGTGTCTTCTTTTTAAAGGTAaatgttcatttattttattgttaatatctacattgtaattatttttagatgtatattcattattcatcttttttatatcttcttgagacatatttgaaataaaagaatatttatttttattaaataaagacATATCAGatggtatatatattgtactTTTCATATCTAATGTTAATTTAGATTGTTTTTGTTCTACATTGGGTTCAAAATTAAAACTTGAAAGTGTTGATTCagaattcatatatataggtGCTGTTTCTCTATTAGTTATTAAACTATTTAttctattaatatttttacttctaaaaaaattatcactCTGTGTAGTATTActcataatatatgtatcatgtaaatttttatttatatacatttttctatcatttatattttcatctatataattatttttttcattatatttacaagcttcataaattattttattatttttatcaccaATATAACaacttttcttttcatttggAATATAACTACTATCTCTAGTTTTATTCtttattgtattattaaCAATAGATCTTATACATGcactttttttaatactcTCATCCACACTATTCCTTAATCCTATTCTACTTTTTAAAggagaatattttttatataagtgTGTTGAAATATTAGGTGAATATTTTCTTCTCTTTCTTAtcgaattattaaaattataagttAAAGAATCATAATTAATATTCTTGGAATTTACATTCTTCTCATACATATGAGCCACAGTGCATCTACGTTtccttatattttctttctcaTCTTCATAAAACTTATTAGGTACACTATGACgacaattaaatattttatgtatgcTTAAATTTATGTTCTCtaaattgttattattattactattgttcttattattattatttgtagccatcttatataacaaaaaaataaaatataatatataaaatatatatatatatatatgtttacatataattatcttATTGGtgtctttatatattaatcaaaTTTTTTGATATACAATAGtggtaaaataaaataaatataaaattatacccacatatatataaatatatatatatatgtgtgattataacatattatatatatatatgattataacatattatatatatatgattataacattttatatatatgattataacacattatatatatggttataacattttatatatatggttataacacattatatatatggttataacacattatatatatggttaagatattatttatgtgCACACACTCATATTTTTacctttaaaaatattttatatgtacatatattcttaatacatttcacataataaaatatatatatatatatatatatatatatataattgagataatataaaaatgaaaaaatatatataacaatgtAATAATGAAACAgtgttaatatatacatatatatatatataatatatatgtaaaaatataaaaaataatatgattaaaaaaaaaaaaaaaaatgaaaacagtttaatatgaaagaaagaataaaaatgaataagaaaaaaattaaaaaagaaaaaaaaaaaaaaaaaaaaaaaaaaaaatacaaatgtgcattcctttaaatatatgttcacATAAAAGAAGGaagatattatttattaaacatggaatgaaataatttaaaataatattatatatatgaataatatatatatatatatatatatatatatttaataattacaaatttgtattatataataatattgcatacttatatatgttttgacGATCCGACACACTTTGATAAACTATTCCTATTTTACCACAATAATAAGGAAGTTAacctattatatataaatatatatatatataatacatatatatatataatacatatatttatatatatataatatatatatattttttttttttacattattttccttatatatattttataattatcataatcattacgttaaaattaatatataaaaataaaaaataaaaaaatataaataactaTATtttgaagatatatatatttatgtcatATGTTTTTGTGTGAGGCTAATTTTTATAGCAACTCCAAAACAAAgtactatatataaatcatgtgcatataaaatatatatgaaagaaaaatataattcatttcctacatatatattatatatatatatatatatgtaattattatttttttttttcctttttgatATGTGTGAATCGATATTACCAATATAGCTacaatgaataaataatatacatataaacatatatatatatatatatatatatatatatatatatatatatatatatttatttatttatttattgtaattatttattttgctTCCCCCTTTTTGCCCCaacaaattttatattttgtatttatatatatatatattaattttcacTTAGTTtggtataatatttttttctttttcaaaaaaaaaaaaaaaaaaaaaaaatgagaaattaataaaagaatgCTGAAACaatttaaacatattttaaaCACATCACATGTACATTCATTCGATTTTTCTTTTGGCACACGTTTTTTAAAATCATGTTTTTCGTCTCTTAGaacatatgaaaataatacatatgaacCTTTGAATACTCTAAAATTTCCAGGGCttgttatatatgttaataaagataatattgaaaaatatgaagagaACATTTTGAAGtatttaaaaacaaatgTTATTGGATTCGACACTGAATTTATTattgatataaatgaaaaagagaataataatgaaaatcgATTAATAAGTTCTTATATTGAAAATGGAaaggataataattatataaattcccaattaataaatatatttaacaaaaaaaaaaaaaaaaaaaaaaattatgcatATAACTTAtctaataatgaagaaaataaaaaaattttatgtttAATTCAATTATGTTCTTCAGATTTATGTTTTGTATTTAATATCCACAAATTAAATGGACATATACCTATAagtgtaaaaaatattttagagaacgaagaaattataaaagttgctcatgatattaaaaatgaaaaagatatgtttatatcaaataatatacaaataaaaaatgttttcGATTTATATAACTATGCCAttgataattttatatatcctCCTTCATTACAATTTTTGGTTAAAATATATCTTAAAAAATTCTTagataaaaaatttagatTATCGAACTGGTTAAATTATGATCTATTACAAGAACAAATACTTTATGCTGCAATAGATGCATATGCATCtagacaaatatatttttatttggatcaaaacaaaaaaaattctaaATCTTATATTCTCAATTA
This genomic window contains:
- a CDS encoding asparagine-rich antigen Pfa35-2 gives rise to the protein MKKNPKNTEELTDLPHVDNSDNCIKMNNIKNDDNGNNNYGKSDNTNETNINDTLSYNKYGNNFLSYNGNYGSNKMYNNQNMNNRYYNKIHFNEENYEYFGRSRNYKNSNNNSNYNNNNNNNYNYYNHNNNSNNNNNNNSSSGINMNNNYHDGDYVKYNKKGSTIHNRYNNIYTTSTTHNTYNNNNNNNNNNNNNNSSSSQNCHISNNNISGSNYHYYNPYNYYNGCTSIDNEFNEKDHKQISPKKMSNSVATGRSEYTSESKEYQGNDMNKKKNEFNKNDTCTNDMKTNDIRPMNKDQNMKKNIRINKNYFPKGISSPRNNGNTNDTYIRDDTVVNTYEESFTIKNKKKNYYRYQNNYKNNNSNHFYNSLNMKLVNYGNFGYNNNNHYNNNYNNNSNNYYHNNNNYHNNHRVNTHMSYKNKNNSMNNYYPYNNYIDAKENDTMQKGTSSRNIIYDNKNDDTNFNCFGKDKYGNKKNEIDKKQNESVAVYDKNSNKENHKDDNKNNSTNDNIPKINNIDNCNSTSDDIIKTNNEENNTYISPQNNSVVEFNNTNMEENVSYGNNDNVSKDIIMDNICDTYKNESKSFEKNVYSTIYNDKEKINHDGDMVTEKDNSDIIYKEIENNYYKKDRNDKKKDDNNIGNVKVYPSLYDTFDNNDKRDDENGMTEIKGGEENLDIKKISNKNSMDKNNVSYLENDQYLKCKIGEVKNKNEQVKASEYNNNNNNYNNNYNNNSHNNYNNNNYYYHNNVNDYDDYYDINDNNNLFKDENFDYTQNNKYFKYNNRNNIKNEHSSKSHIQSNMNYNNMNSSYNYTSGNTLHSGENKELSYEKNYYSFSKNETFKKKGLNKNYTNVYNFNYSNRSGKNMKNQNYSYNNYNSGYQRSNVSKDNKYNDNEGNNMYENDENNHKGNTTQNNDIINEKYEDKEKYEDTEKYEDKEKYEDTEKYEDKEEYEDKEKYEDKEKYEDKEKYEDKEKYEDKEKYEDKEKYEDTEKDQNIDNDQCEDSIIKNNNIISIEDDKKECEIYNHRDNNIINCDKTDNNCDVQYISNSQNDEPNINIENKEEKNLTTDIINCDGSTIANNKNYTYNNYTNEEKNRIRNNCQGLINMIPDNDNINHHPISKKRFSYYKDKNFFYNKNVEADNNVRNYVDHAPIHISTYNDSYKTNFQRKKDYNSYDMTMPYKKDSKYYKKKGKIERRIKEHNCYSSIVGENERNKIIDTIGVTTSNGYINHNIQNVQNIQNVQNGQNVQNVQNIQNGQNIQNFKNISNIQNVQDMPNISNFPNMPNISNISSGSNIPNMYNVQNIPHVKGQDQFCNSTYGRNNKERKTIISSNSTTNVTFDTKKKATQNTWVIDHINNEEEEQMNNITSISNTTMNCYKSEFSCYKDNYKYKKHSTHISTPNYSMNKDNGVINVISSGDKLIKNEYMYNEEKGRKRGNKINNKTTWQKKGLTLEKHREKINILLNEDINIPNVVNCTNTSTELNVAKESQMYDELKQKKKNKKKIEELYCMKKPIDLLHVRSKSENLHCRKNSFKNLEISMTKPHMQHFEQSINMEGFRCILSKIMINYEGEMIVDDQEEEENKHGNEYGHKNGDEYGHKNGDEYGHEHGYKNGHEFANKHDIEHNVIEKKDEDEKKNEKDHKEEENEINNIKEEPKDYSNNNVCNESNDIQHDKLKNNETISTNSCDCSMIKNDDSFGDSVLSNSCVYKENDINRNSCINKMKQLKDDNIKKDNGMEEKYVNNMDNMNINTIDSIHFDSIHIDSLHIDNLHIDNININTTNNIYKNGDITNNNRNTGDMNRVLFNSRENITDEYSMKTQNTFLCIYDENNQEIFDKKMKKKKGVYQKNDLSSDIILNKYSLEEKNNCDLRIYTNHISNSDKNMENCYDPSCGMKTYDNMNNKNVAIDTYVNEGSKITNRLWNNTIDRYSYKSGRNRVHYNEYDKLEGGNYGYHHNNMMYKRYGNNNDNNNNYYDDNDNVNNDDNNNNNDKNNNSSSSHYNNYHHNNYYHHNNYHHHNNYHSNNHFNNYHHHSNNHFNNYHHNNMNSYNEGRTIPNNSYGGKNSYNNNNMGEHINNIDITASQRVLKDDMNKNNLYMVHNQHNFEEYKNYMNTNVMRYNNVHKKKYITGTNYQVSNYNDTYHFNNVRGKQYYLNKYNYNNHHDMVYANGKNVEVHKHMRANNKIETYNNMIDGMNDINVNNNIRDNTNNYSNDSYVHAKIGDVQKVYTNDDIPNDKHNNNNNNNNNSNGNNNMVAVDINEENNKNNKDNKIEVINKCDDNNDEHDKIDTKSVVSYKSNGNKSGISDKYFNKHNNDNNYKYNNNHYYNQSNDMNKITNKYMNHNNSNDNLKDNNNSSNDRKKYLHYLKKNKMNNTFSSNRNKYGMENYDDVSYTKDYNDDKMNNNNNNNNNNRDRNNYHNSDRNNYHNSDRNNYHNSDRNNYHNSDRNNYHNSDRNNYHNSDRNIYHNSDRNNYHNSDRNNYHNSDRNNYYYHSHKNSYDYVVENIPSQNKRRHRKYMPSNNYQLNENHSTINNNNNNNNNNNDNNYKKYYYNNNYNNNNYSYYCNDDNYYKQTHEKNNQDYHNDDFNLSVNYYEENIKENIKMNDNSELLKSEENINEENKVEKEENNEKLICDEKLICDENLICDEKLICDENFICDENFICDEKLICDEKLICDEKLICDEKLICDENFTCDENYICDENFICDENFICDENLTCDDQIDGDIKKIQENVIPSKVDKDIKRRKKKEHFNNNSFSKADIFNNSYNVKNLNNNDNKNMTTISDDTNTVNEKNAKNKKKKKNYQNNVDVVVDNMETAPKAREEKLRKKYLKDNKKINKMKDNNIKDNNIINEDRHFDDNCKDDNNCDGSNYDDNNNNNNNNNNSNSNSNNNDNNNYNENNNNYYYDDSTLTKKNSYTYKVKDHLYYNYNRNNPSTNKYESNYIAHEHNTYNNNNNNNNNNNNKNENYANPYEYKKNSYNKNNNYNNRSNNMYDTNSYNKGYKNYKNKNHKTTPTEQYKKS